The Brachyspira aalborgi genome has a segment encoding these proteins:
- a CDS encoding efflux RND transporter permease subunit — protein sequence MRSFIELVVKKPVAVCMGIVAIVILGIVSLSRLPVDFLPNMELPFISVRTTYDNAGPEEVEKSVTRLIESAVSGINNVKTITSSSREGISSVFIEFNWGSDLSSATADIREALDRIRSSLPDDAESPAVYKFSTDNIPVMAIAFYGTDNLSALYDLVDNQILNRIKQVGGVAMAEIWGGLKTQIKVDVDMNRLQAYGLDINTIVSTLARENQNLAGGQTYEGVYKYTLRTTGEFKTVSDIGTVVVALKENNTPIRLRDIANIYEGYDEDMDIVKVNGAPAVSVSINKESGANTVGVSDSIKKQLDNLNLPEGIKYEVLFNTADTVNDSIAGVLDAAWQGGLFAVIILMIYLWKFRTVAIIAISIPMSIIVTFTLMYFMDITLNIVSLSGLVLGIGMMVDNSIVVLENIFFYRNSGYGKYSAAIDGTYTVALAISASTLTTIAVFLPFLFVEGMTGQMFRDLCITVTVSLLASLAVALTIVPMLGARLITSKKSKHLYKFENFFDKHFHSKVNNIYDKILTYSVKHKNRVLIPIISIIMAIIVIGLIFIGKEGFPEADEGQFQANVTMPVGTRIEQTGSFIDRMEKDIMDVLGDDMERIQTRVRYGSSANRGELRVKLIDKDKGRKIETKEYVELVRNKLISYPAKINVDTVNNTMGGRGGDSGGIDIEIIGEDLDRAVDLGNNIIAALEDVKGLRDIRLKRDDSSPELNISINRDLASKMGLNISTVANSIKTSFGGTKATRMTPEGSANTDIDVQVQLNERDRINVDDVKRMLIPTSAGMVPVSSIASIDKTFGPTVIDRKDDSRITTVTASGYGRPMNQIMEDVQSAINSKVFMPSGFSINYSGDYEDMQEAFGQLLQAVILALVLVYAVMATQFESYIAPFVIALAIPFGFAGSLILLLIGGETLSVYSGIGIIVLIGVVVNNGIVLIDYMNQLMQEKKINGDEAAMIAGPRRLRPVLMTSLTTILGLLPMALSSGSGNEMYRPLALALLGGLTISTMFTLVIVPTVYAAIRNRIPLKDYAAKDIESIEKNENIDDALGTADK from the coding sequence ATGAGAAGTTTTATCGAATTAGTAGTAAAAAAGCCCGTAGCGGTTTGCATGGGTATTGTCGCTATAGTAATTTTGGGAATAGTGAGTTTATCGAGATTGCCCGTAGACTTTTTGCCAAATATGGAACTTCCATTTATAAGCGTGAGGACGACTTATGATAATGCGGGACCAGAAGAGGTTGAAAAATCGGTAACGAGATTAATCGAAAGTGCCGTTTCGGGAATTAATAATGTTAAAACAATAACATCTTCCTCAAGAGAGGGAATATCGAGCGTTTTTATAGAATTTAATTGGGGAAGCGATTTATCGAGCGCAACCGCCGATATAAGAGAAGCTTTAGACAGAATAAGAAGTTCTTTGCCAGACGATGCGGAAAGTCCCGCTGTTTATAAATTTTCTACCGACAATATTCCCGTTATGGCTATAGCTTTTTACGGAACGGATAATTTATCCGCTTTATACGATTTGGTAGACAATCAAATATTAAACAGAATAAAGCAAGTCGGCGGAGTCGCAATGGCTGAAATTTGGGGAGGACTAAAAACTCAAATAAAAGTCGATGTCGATATGAATAGACTTCAGGCTTACGGACTCGATATTAATACTATTGTGTCCACGCTTGCTCGCGAAAATCAAAACTTGGCGGGAGGACAAACTTACGAAGGAGTTTATAAATATACTTTAAGAACTACGGGAGAGTTTAAAACGGTAAGCGATATCGGAACGGTTGTTGTAGCGTTAAAAGAAAATAATACTCCTATAAGATTAAGAGATATAGCGAATATTTACGAAGGCTACGATGAAGATATGGATATAGTTAAAGTAAACGGAGCGCCCGCCGTTTCTGTTTCGATAAATAAAGAATCTGGAGCGAATACCGTTGGAGTTTCTGACTCTATTAAAAAACAGCTAGATAATTTGAATTTGCCCGAAGGAATTAAATACGAAGTTCTTTTTAATACCGCCGATACGGTTAATGATTCTATTGCGGGAGTATTGGACGCCGCTTGGCAGGGCGGACTTTTTGCAGTAATAATTCTTATGATTTATTTATGGAAATTTAGAACAGTCGCCATAATTGCTATATCTATTCCTATGTCTATAATAGTGACTTTTACTTTAATGTATTTTATGGATATTACTTTGAATATAGTTTCGCTTTCGGGACTAGTTTTGGGAATAGGAATGATGGTAGACAATTCTATAGTTGTTTTGGAGAATATATTTTTCTATAGAAATAGCGGATACGGAAAATATTCCGCGGCAATAGACGGAACATATACCGTAGCGCTCGCAATATCGGCGTCAACTCTAACGACAATAGCCGTTTTCTTGCCTTTCTTATTCGTTGAAGGAATGACGGGGCAGATGTTTAGAGATTTATGTATTACGGTTACGGTTTCTTTGCTTGCTTCTTTGGCGGTTGCTTTAACTATAGTGCCAATGCTTGGAGCAAGATTAATAACGAGCAAGAAATCAAAACATTTATACAAATTTGAAAATTTCTTTGATAAACATTTTCATTCAAAAGTTAATAATATTTATGATAAAATATTGACTTATTCGGTAAAACATAAGAATAGAGTTTTAATTCCAATTATAAGCATAATTATGGCTATAATAGTTATAGGACTTATATTTATAGGAAAAGAAGGTTTTCCTGAAGCCGATGAAGGACAATTTCAAGCAAATGTTACAATGCCTGTTGGAACGAGAATAGAACAAACAGGCTCTTTTATAGATAGAATGGAAAAAGATATAATGGATGTATTAGGAGACGATATGGAGAGAATACAGACGAGAGTTAGATACGGTTCTTCGGCTAATAGAGGAGAGTTGAGAGTTAAATTAATAGATAAGGATAAAGGCAGAAAAATTGAAACTAAAGAATATGTCGAGCTTGTTAGAAATAAATTGATAAGCTATCCCGCTAAAATTAATGTCGATACCGTAAATAATACTATGGGCGGACGCGGAGGCGACTCTGGAGGAATAGATATTGAAATAATAGGAGAAGATTTAGACAGAGCGGTAGATTTGGGAAATAATATTATAGCGGCTTTGGAAGATGTTAAAGGATTGAGAGATATTCGTTTGAAAAGAGACGATTCAAGTCCCGAGCTTAATATTTCTATAAATAGAGATTTAGCTTCAAAAATGGGATTAAATATAAGCACGGTTGCCAATTCTATTAAAACGAGTTTCGGAGGCACTAAAGCCACAAGAATGACGCCAGAAGGTTCGGCAAATACCGATATCGATGTTCAAGTTCAATTAAACGAAAGAGACAGAATAAATGTAGACGATGTTAAAAGAATGCTTATTCCTACTTCGGCTGGAATGGTTCCCGTTTCTTCAATAGCGAGCATAGATAAAACTTTTGGACCTACGGTAATTGATAGAAAAGACGATAGCAGAATAACTACCGTAACGGCTTCGGGTTATGGGCGTCCTATGAATCAAATTATGGAAGATGTTCAATCGGCTATCAATTCAAAAGTCTTTATGCCTTCTGGATTTAGTATAAATTATTCTGGAGATTACGAGGATATGCAGGAAGCTTTCGGACAACTTTTACAAGCTGTAATTTTGGCTTTAGTTTTGGTTTATGCGGTTATGGCAACTCAATTTGAATCTTATATCGCGCCTTTCGTTATAGCTTTAGCAATTCCTTTCGGTTTTGCTGGCTCTCTTATTTTACTTCTTATAGGAGGCGAAACATTGAGCGTTTATAGCGGAATTGGAATTATAGTTTTAATCGGAGTTGTAGTTAATAACGGAATAGTTTTAATCGACTATATGAATCAATTAATGCAAGAGAAAAAGATAAACGGAGATGAAGCCGCTATGATTGCAGGACCAAGAAGATTGCGTCCAGTTTTAATGACTTCTCTAACCACTATACTGGGGCTTTTGCCTATGGCTTTAAGTAGCGGAAGCGGAAATGAAATGTATAGACCTTTGGCTTTGGCTTTATTAGGCGGGCTTACAATTTCTACAATGTTTACTTTGGTTATAGTTCCTACAGTTTATGCGGCTATAAGAAATAGAATTCCGTTAAAAGATTACGCGGCTAAAGATATTGAAAGCATTGAAAAGAATGAAAATATTGATGACGCTTTGGGAACGGCGGATAAATAA
- a CDS encoding heavy metal translocating P-type ATPase translates to MKMTLRIGGMHCAACSRAVERALKKTEGVKEANVNIATEKAVLVFDDKKLKYKDIVNTIVKSGYQVIGKEEDISEKKAKEIKEQKIRLIISAIFSIPLFYISMSPMIKFIKLPLPEILSHHSNPQIFSIVAIILCIPVMVSGYKFYTLGFPALFRGSPNMDSLVAIGTTASFVYSVYSSILSFIGLNPHGDNLYYESAAVIITLVQFGKYLEARSKGKTGEAIKKLMGLQPKMARVIENGEEKEIKIEDLKVGNILIVRPGEKIPVDGEIIEGYSSVDESMLTGESIPIEKNIGDKVVGASINKTGTFKLKATKVGEETALAQIIKLVEDAQGSKAPISHIADVVSSYFVPAVITIALISAIAWFIATHNFVFSLTVFVSVLVIACPCALGLATPTAIMVGTGKGAELGILFKNAEALELSQKINAVMFDKTGTLTEGKPYLTDIISNNKERLLLLTASAENGSEHPLGEAIVREAKEKNIKLLQVENFKALSGFGIDAIIDGKRILIGNKKLMEKESILVELFLNEAEKLSKEGKTPMYIAEDGKLLGIIACADKLKKDSIETINRLHKLNIKTIMITGDNKNTANAIANETGIDIALSEVLPEEKSKEVKKLQEKNCIVAMVGDGINDAPALTQANVGIAIGSGTDVAIESADIVLVKSKTKDVVTAIELSKATMRDIKQNLFWAFCYNVLGIPVAAGLLHIFRESLINSSIGNFLVAIMGKDLLLNPIFAALAMSLSSVCVVANALRLNFFKPSK, encoded by the coding sequence ATGAAAATGACATTAAGAATAGGCGGAATGCATTGCGCCGCATGTTCGAGAGCTGTTGAAAGAGCTTTAAAAAAAACGGAAGGAGTAAAAGAGGCAAATGTAAATATAGCGACAGAAAAAGCCGTTTTGGTATTTGACGATAAAAAATTAAAATATAAAGATATTGTAAATACGATAGTAAAATCAGGTTATCAGGTTATCGGTAAAGAAGAAGATATTTCAGAAAAAAAAGCTAAAGAAATTAAAGAGCAAAAAATAAGATTAATTATTTCTGCAATATTTTCAATTCCTTTATTTTATATTTCAATGTCTCCAATGATAAAATTTATAAAACTTCCGCTGCCAGAAATTTTATCGCATCATTCCAATCCTCAAATATTTTCAATAGTAGCGATTATATTATGCATTCCCGTTATGGTTTCTGGTTATAAATTTTATACTTTAGGATTTCCCGCTTTATTCAGAGGCTCGCCGAATATGGATTCTCTCGTTGCAATAGGAACTACGGCGTCTTTTGTTTATAGCGTTTATTCAAGTATTTTGTCTTTTATAGGACTTAATCCGCATGGAGATAATTTATATTATGAATCAGCGGCGGTTATAATTACTCTCGTTCAATTTGGAAAATATTTAGAGGCAAGAAGCAAAGGAAAAACGGGAGAAGCTATAAAAAAACTTATGGGACTTCAACCTAAAATGGCAAGAGTAATTGAAAACGGAGAAGAGAAAGAAATAAAAATTGAAGATTTAAAAGTCGGAAATATTTTGATTGTTCGTCCTGGAGAGAAAATTCCCGTTGACGGAGAGATAATTGAAGGCTATAGTTCGGTTGATGAATCTATGCTTACGGGAGAGAGCATTCCTATAGAAAAAAATATTGGCGATAAAGTAGTTGGCGCTTCAATAAATAAAACGGGAACTTTTAAGCTCAAAGCTACAAAAGTTGGAGAAGAGACGGCGCTCGCTCAAATAATAAAATTAGTAGAAGATGCACAAGGTTCAAAAGCGCCGATTTCTCATATTGCCGATGTAGTTTCGTCATATTTCGTGCCAGCCGTTATAACGATTGCTTTAATTTCGGCAATAGCTTGGTTTATAGCTACTCATAATTTTGTTTTTTCTTTAACGGTATTCGTATCAGTTTTGGTTATTGCTTGTCCATGCGCTTTGGGATTAGCCACGCCTACCGCTATAATGGTTGGAACGGGAAAAGGAGCGGAACTTGGAATTTTATTTAAGAATGCAGAAGCTTTAGAATTATCTCAAAAAATAAACGCCGTTATGTTCGATAAAACGGGAACATTAACGGAAGGTAAACCTTATCTAACCGATATTATTTCAAATAATAAAGAAAGATTATTATTACTTACGGCAAGCGCAGAAAACGGAAGCGAGCATCCTTTGGGAGAAGCGATAGTTAGAGAAGCGAAAGAAAAAAATATTAAACTTTTGCAAGTGGAAAATTTTAAAGCTTTATCGGGTTTTGGAATAGACGCCATTATAGACGGAAAAAGAATTTTAATCGGAAATAAAAAATTAATGGAAAAAGAAAGTATATTGGTAGAATTATTTTTAAACGAAGCCGAAAAACTTTCAAAAGAAGGAAAAACTCCAATGTATATAGCCGAAGACGGAAAACTTTTAGGAATAATAGCATGCGCCGATAAATTAAAAAAAGACAGTATTGAAACTATAAACAGACTTCATAAATTAAATATAAAAACGATTATGATAACGGGAGACAATAAAAATACGGCAAACGCAATTGCAAATGAAACGGGAATCGATATCGCTCTTTCTGAAGTTTTACCCGAAGAAAAATCAAAAGAAGTGAAAAAACTTCAAGAAAAAAATTGTATTGTGGCTATGGTTGGAGACGGAATAAATGACGCCCCCGCTTTAACTCAAGCGAATGTTGGAATAGCGATTGGAAGCGGAACTGATGTCGCTATTGAAAGCGCCGATATAGTATTGGTTAAATCTAAAACAAAAGATGTTGTGACCGCGATAGAATTAAGCAAGGCTACTATGCGAGATATTAAGCAGAATCTTTTTTGGGCTTTTTGTTATAATGTTTTGGGAATACCCGTTGCCGCGGGATTATTGCATATATTTAGAGAGAGTTTGATTAATTCGTCAATCGGCAATTTTTTAGTAGCGATAATGGGAAAAGATTTATTATTAAATCCTATATTTGCCGCGCTTGCTATGAGTTTAAGTTCAGTTTGCGTGGTTGCTAACGCTTTGAGATTAAATTTTTTTAAGCCTAGTAAATAA
- a CDS encoding ankyrin repeat domain-containing protein: MDEGYGETALMIASENGNLELVQYFVENEANINAEDDNGWTALMKALANKHFEIASFLLDNGANVKN; the protein is encoded by the coding sequence ATAGACGAAGGATACGGAGAAACGGCATTGATGATTGCATCGGAAAACGGTAATTTGGAATTGGTTCAATATTTTGTGGAAAACGAAGCAAATATTAACGCCGAAGACGATAACGGTTGGACGGCTTTAATGAAGGCTTTGGCGAATAAACATTTTGAAATTGCATCGTTTTTATTGGACAACGGCGCTAATGTAAAAAATTAA
- a CDS encoding tetratricopeptide repeat protein: MKLTKILFIILITYISAYSNDILHYYSKVNDRNINIEIGSVFVKTNDFINKLDDSSKLELNNKLNDAKRLIDNFKFFEAIALCNELEPIYRDYYMLYYIRGLAYYKTGDIYYSTLDFNKLLTMYFNDKEIYEIVGGFFDSINDYESTIKTYLIAYKIYNETYWLFLAGKTSLKYNDIKSANSYFAYCLKVGSGYGFEGFADINLLQNQYADSLNNYSNAYKSYSSYGNNQTDMQRLNSKISNVIVQSELYNWNYNLENREFEKATNILNNLSAYSKDFPEINLALAKTHFRIGNYQLSKNMLNRFIYENKTFDEAYAILAQIYLYENNERNAIKILEKGLEYSYNKPRLYETLANMLYNSGYYYYPNKIISQIIDIYNISDENKIEYSKYLISKKEYYKARELLRQINSYKSTADEILELIGFNIILDKAESLNENGYYVDIMELLSGYKFKGYEEQLRIGYIANSYYKLGSIDKAINILKELFDANSISINNVVLLRDLLKIRISNNNYAQTQKDKDMAYIQSTIFWEEDLNSNTLLITDKIYDFIKNNKYDEALAYIEQLKIKNYDIDYIKKIESIVYGYYATFLYDNRQFDKAKSVSNLAIRRNKDNYDAIAIKNQVYVDIYLNSVGNYNNIDAYVKLSDIRKEILNISPAYIENMIKLAEALVYEYNIEGYDIINNIFKYIDINGARDSLLGRIYNKSRLYNYSANAYGRASKYIGVDLLNRIESVIKIDNYNISSINFNQKRKARDFYALSKLYVKINNYREAMNSIQYAILNDNLNLDYRYQLGIINEKMGNTKEALDYYEYVIKNNKNHAAANYRAAIIYLDYMRNYKLAYDYVLNYISLLPNDYSGYELLGKIYKNRAESLLENNIENLLNNSLVSYKTASDKAIWGKDKDAKKNIEIEIQNILNKLLK; encoded by the coding sequence ATGAAACTAACAAAAATACTTTTTATAATTCTTATAACATATATTTCGGCATATTCCAACGATATTTTACATTATTATTCAAAAGTAAACGATAGAAACATAAATATTGAAATAGGAAGCGTATTCGTTAAAACAAACGATTTTATTAATAAATTAGACGACAGTTCAAAATTGGAATTAAACAATAAATTAAACGATGCAAAAAGATTGATAGATAATTTCAAATTCTTTGAGGCGATAGCTTTATGCAATGAACTTGAGCCGATTTATAGAGATTATTATATGCTTTATTATATAAGAGGTTTAGCATATTATAAAACGGGCGATATTTATTATTCTACTCTCGATTTTAATAAATTATTGACAATGTATTTTAACGATAAAGAAATTTACGAAATTGTCGGCGGATTTTTCGATTCTATAAACGATTATGAATCTACTATAAAAACCTATCTTATCGCTTATAAAATTTATAATGAAACTTATTGGTTATTTTTAGCGGGAAAAACTTCTTTAAAATATAACGATATAAAAAGCGCAAACAGTTATTTTGCTTATTGTTTGAAAGTCGGAAGCGGATACGGATTTGAAGGTTTTGCAGATATTAATCTTTTGCAAAATCAATATGCTGATTCTTTAAATAATTATAGCAACGCTTATAAATCTTATTCAAGTTATGGAAATAATCAAACCGATATGCAAAGATTAAATTCAAAAATTTCAAATGTTATAGTTCAAAGCGAATTATATAATTGGAATTATAATCTTGAAAACAGAGAATTTGAAAAGGCTACAAATATTTTAAATAATTTATCCGCTTATTCAAAAGATTTTCCCGAAATAAATTTAGCTTTGGCAAAAACTCATTTTAGAATTGGAAATTATCAACTTTCAAAAAATATGTTAAACAGATTTATATACGAAAATAAAACTTTTGACGAAGCCTACGCCATTTTGGCGCAAATTTATTTATACGAAAATAACGAAAGAAACGCCATTAAAATTTTAGAAAAAGGTTTAGAATATTCTTATAATAAACCGAGATTATACGAAACTCTTGCAAATATGCTTTATAATTCGGGATATTATTATTATCCGAATAAAATTATTTCGCAGATAATCGATATATATAATATTTCAGACGAAAATAAAATAGAATATTCTAAATATTTAATAAGCAAAAAAGAATATTATAAAGCGAGAGAATTATTAAGACAAATTAACTCTTACAAATCTACGGCAGATGAAATTTTGGAATTGATAGGATTTAATATTATTTTAGATAAAGCAGAGTCCTTAAACGAAAACGGTTATTATGTCGATATTATGGAACTTCTTTCAGGTTATAAGTTTAAAGGATACGAAGAGCAATTAAGAATAGGCTATATTGCAAATTCTTATTATAAATTGGGTTCTATAGATAAAGCTATAAATATTTTAAAAGAATTATTTGATGCAAATTCTATAAGTATAAATAATGTAGTTCTTTTAAGAGATTTACTCAAAATAAGAATATCTAATAATAATTACGCTCAAACTCAAAAAGATAAAGATATGGCTTATATACAATCCACTATATTTTGGGAAGAAGATTTAAATTCAAATACTCTATTAATAACCGACAAAATATACGATTTTATAAAAAATAATAAATATGACGAAGCTTTAGCTTATATTGAACAGCTTAAAATTAAAAATTATGATATCGATTATATTAAAAAAATTGAGTCTATAGTTTACGGATATTACGCGACTTTTTTGTATGATAATAGACAGTTTGATAAAGCAAAATCCGTTTCAAATCTTGCAATAAGAAGAAATAAAGATAATTATGACGCTATAGCAATAAAGAATCAAGTTTATGTTGATATTTATTTAAACTCCGTTGGCAATTATAATAATATAGACGCTTATGTTAAACTTTCGGATATAAGAAAAGAGATTTTAAATATTTCGCCCGCATATATAGAAAATATGATAAAATTAGCAGAAGCTTTGGTTTACGAATATAATATTGAAGGCTATGATATAATAAATAATATTTTCAAATATATAGATATAAACGGAGCGAGAGATTCGCTTTTGGGAAGAATATATAATAAAAGCAGATTGTATAATTATTCGGCTAACGCTTATGGACGAGCTTCAAAATATATCGGAGTCGATTTATTAAACAGAATCGAGAGCGTTATTAAAATTGATAATTATAATATATCTTCAATTAATTTTAATCAAAAAAGAAAAGCGAGAGATTTTTATGCATTGTCTAAATTATATGTTAAAATTAATAATTATAGAGAAGCGATGAATTCTATTCAGTATGCTATTTTAAATGATAATTTAAATTTAGATTATCGCTATCAGCTTGGTATCATTAACGAGAAAATGGGAAATACAAAAGAAGCTTTAGATTATTACGAATATGTTATTAAAAATAATAAAAATCATGCGGCGGCTAATTATAGAGCGGCTATTATATATTTAGATTATATGAGAAATTATAAATTGGCTTACGATTATGTTTTAAATTATATTTCTTTACTTCCAAACGATTATAGCGGATACGAATTATTAGGCAAAATATACAAAAACAGAGCGGAAAGTCTTTTAGAAAATAATATAGAAAATTTATTAAATAATTCTTTAGTATCTTATAAAACGGCGTCAGATAAAGCGATTTGGGGAAAAGATAAAGATGCAAAGAAAAATATTGAAATAGAAATTCAAAATATTTTAAATAAATTGTTGAAGTAA
- a CDS encoding ankyrin repeat domain-containing protein: MHKKLILVIILVLSLIACLRKSNNVEKNINNPNNNNNIKKLEQNSKIIINNIQNTRIEEEILNINRTIIENLEKPQIESPDKTEKLKEIVETEYITENENKNSKFDKFDKIENNENDIENYNNKNNGNKNNKNLMDAIANNDIEELNSILIQSNTDINEKFKVTINDDEYEITPLSFALYNENYDSTKLLIENGADIDIIANEYKDNALTYSTIESNFDIVELLVENGANINAKDSLKL; this comes from the coding sequence ATGCATAAAAAATTAATATTAGTAATTATTTTAGTTTTATCTTTAATTGCCTGTTTGAGAAAATCTAACAATGTAGAAAAGAATATAAATAATCCAAATAATAATAATAATATAAAAAAATTAGAACAAAATTCTAAAATTATTATTAATAATATTCAAAATACAAGAATTGAAGAAGAAATTTTAAATATAAATAGAACAATTATAGAAAATTTAGAAAAACCTCAAATAGAATCGCCAGATAAAACCGAAAAACTAAAAGAAATCGTAGAAACAGAATATATAACGGAAAATGAAAATAAAAATTCCAAATTTGATAAATTTGACAAAATAGAAAATAATGAAAATGATATAGAAAATTATAATAATAAGAATAATGGTAACAAAAATAATAAAAACTTAATGGATGCGATAGCAAATAACGATATTGAAGAACTAAATTCTATATTAATTCAAAGCAATACGGATATTAATGAGAAATTTAAAGTGACGATAAATGATGATGAATATGAAATCACGCCGTTAAGTTTTGCTTTATACAATGAAAATTACGATTCGACTAAACTTTTAATAGAAAACGGAGCGGATATTGATATAATAGCCAACGAATATAAAGATAACGCTTTAACATATTCCACTATAGAATCAAATTTTGACATTGTTGAGCTATTAGTTGAAAATGGAGCGAATATTAACGCTAAAGATAGTTTAAAACTATGA
- a CDS encoding pyridoxamine kinase encodes MNKKDLSVLIINDLCSYGKASLTVNIPVLSAFGIKVSPLISVLLSNHTAFETFCAFNLTEELEAIVKELKLRKPKFDAFYIGWLSSGKQPEIVIDIIKHFNFKTVLLDPILGDYGKLYPSMSDEHVKSMKRLLKYSTIATPNITELAVLLDKDPSKKYNEKEIEKMAKKLSKIGPKTVIVTSVEKENKLGCLCFGENKIITKYYNKIDISMPGTGDAFGSSLLGYILNGNSIEKALNKATKFVYSSVKASVEEKDDRLFGIAIEKRLNLL; translated from the coding sequence ATGAATAAAAAAGATTTAAGCGTTTTAATTATAAACGATTTATGCTCTTACGGAAAAGCTTCTTTAACGGTTAATATTCCCGTTTTGTCGGCTTTTGGAATAAAGGTTTCGCCTCTTATAAGCGTTTTACTTTCAAATCACACTGCTTTTGAAACTTTTTGCGCTTTTAATTTAACGGAAGAATTAGAAGCGATAGTAAAAGAATTAAAATTAAGAAAACCAAAATTTGACGCTTTTTATATAGGTTGGCTATCTTCAGGAAAACAACCCGAAATAGTTATCGATATAATAAAGCATTTTAATTTTAAAACCGTTCTTTTAGACCCAATACTTGGAGATTACGGAAAATTATATCCTTCAATGTCTGACGAACATGTAAAATCAATGAAGAGATTATTAAAATATTCCACGATAGCGACTCCAAATATAACGGAACTTGCAGTTTTATTAGATAAAGACCCGTCAAAAAAATATAATGAAAAAGAAATTGAAAAAATGGCTAAAAAATTATCTAAAATTGGACCTAAAACCGTAATAGTTACAAGCGTTGAAAAAGAAAATAAATTAGGTTGTTTATGTTTTGGTGAAAATAAAATTATAACGAAATATTATAATAAAATTGATATAAGCATGCCAGGAACGGGAGACGCTTTTGGCTCTTCGTTATTAGGATATATATTAAACGGAAACTCTATAGAAAAGGCATTAAATAAAGCTACGAAATTTGTTTATTCTTCGGTAAAGGCTTCGGTTGAAGAAAAAGACGATAGATTATTTGGAATCGCTATAGAAAAAAGACTTAATTTACTTTAA